One Lathamus discolor isolate bLatDis1 unplaced genomic scaffold, bLatDis1.hap1 Scaffold_136, whole genome shotgun sequence DNA segment encodes these proteins:
- the LOC136006276 gene encoding DNA-directed RNA polymerase I subunit RPA34-like — translation MEGPLRFQCPPEFEAAPPPGPSLAGAASELWLIRAPPDFHPESLEGCSVPLDHSVQLQPLPHGSAAEDNGAHCLYGARGAPGGAGGLLLLSPMAPSGALGCAPPLRGVLSITCGFGPPPEPPPTRRKKKKRKKGGDGGAPRGAPPGGQEGEHKEEAMG, via the exons ATGGAGG GCCCGCTGCGGTTCCAGTGCCCCCCCGAGTTCGAGGCCGCGCCCCCCCCGGGCCCCTCCTTGGCCGGTGCCGCCTCCGAGCTGTGGCTGATCCGGGCCCCCCCCGACTTCCACCCGGAGAG CCTGGAGGGATGCTCGGTGCCCCTGGACCACTCcgtgcagctccagcccctcccGCACGGGAGCGCTGCTGAGGACAACGGCGCCCATTGCCTCTATGGGGCGCGGGGGGCgccggggggggccgggggcctcctcctcctgtcccCGATGGCCCCAAGCGGCGCCTTGGGCTGTGCCCCCCCCCTGCGCGGGGTCCTCTCCATCACCTGCGGCTTCGGGCCCCCCCCGGAGCCCCCCCCCaccaggaggaagaagaagaagaggaagaagggaggcgATGGAGGAGCCCCCCGAGGGGCGCCCCCAGGTGGGCAGGAGGGGGAGCACAAGGAGGAGGCTATGGGGTGA
- the LOC136006279 gene encoding LOW QUALITY PROTEIN: zinc finger protein neuro-d4-like (The sequence of the model RefSeq protein was modified relative to this genomic sequence to represent the inferred CDS: deleted 1 base in 1 codon), giving the protein MATALHKPLKCPGEEFYRAALEHCRSYNARLCAERGSRLPFLDNQTGVAQGNCYIWMERTHRRPGLSPGQLYTYPARCWRKKRRLNILEDPRLRPYCEVPLRKEGAPGLPEGPVLEALLSAEPMDRRGDTREDETALEGPKPPPGDFPHEPEGDELDDDPPRRKNKAKGKTCGLGAVRKRQEPPALEERDKPYVCDICGKRYKNRPGLSYHYTHTHLAEEEGEELGERPAPPRRNHHKQFYKELNWVPENQRRSTAGAPPPAPPPAGAPCGFCLGGSRRAPACPEELIACADCGRAGHPSCLQFTVSMAAAVRTYRWQCIECKSCSLCGTAENDDQLLFCDDCDRGYHMYCLSPPMAEPPEGSWSCHLCLRQLKDKASAFITLT; this is encoded by the exons ATGGCCACGGCGCTGCACAAGCCCCTCAAATG CCCGGGGGAGGAGTTCTACCGCGCCGCGCTCGAGCACTGCCGCAGCTACAACGCGCGGCTCTGCGCGGAGCGCGGCTCCCGCCTGCCCTTCCTGGACAACCAGACCGGGGTGGCCCAGGGCAACTGCTACATCTGGATGGAGCGCACGCACCGGAGACCCG GCCTGTCCCCAGGCCAGCTCTACACGTATCCAGCCCGGTGCTGGCGCAAGAAGCGGCGCTTGAACATCCTGGAGGACCCAAGGCTGCGGCCCT actgtgaggtgcccctgcgcAAGGAGGGGGCCCCGGGGCTGCCTGAGGGGCCGGTGCTGGAGGCGCTGCTGAGTGCGGAGCCCATGGACAGGAGAGGGGACACCAGGGAGGACGAGACAGCACTGGAGGGACCA AAGCCTCCCCCGGGTGATTTCCCCCATGAGCCAGAGGGGGATGAGCTGGACGATGACCCCCCCCGCCGCAAGAACAAGGCCAAGGGCAAG ACGTGCGGGCTGGGGGCGGTGCGGAAGCGCCAGGAGCCGCCGGCGCTGGAGGAGCGGGACAAACCCTACGTGTGCGACA TCTGCGGGAAGCGCTACAAGAACCGCCCGGGGCTCAGCTACCACTACACGCACACGCACCTGGCCGAGGAGGAGGGCGAGGAGCTGGGAGAGCGCCCTGCACCCCCCCGCAGGAACCACCACAAGC AGTTTTACAAAGAGTTGAACTGGGTCCCTGAAAACCAGCGCCGGAGCACAG CAGGCGcg cccccccccgcgcccccccccgCCGGTGCTCCGTGCGGCTTCTGCCTGGGGGGGTCCCGCCGGGCCCCGGCGTGCCCCGAGGAGCTGATTGCGTGTGCGGACTGCGGCCGGGCAG GGCACCCGTCCTGCCTGCAGTTCACGGTGAGCATGGCGGCCGCGGTGCGCACCTACCGCTGGCAGTGCATCGAGTGCAAGTCCTGCAGCCTCTGCGGCACCGCCGAGAACGAT GACCAGCTGCTGTTCTGCGATGACTGCGACCGGGGGTACCACATGTACTGCCTGAGCCCCCCCATGGCCGAGCCCCCCGAAG GCAGCTGGAGCTGCCACCTCTGCCTGCGGCAGCTCAAGGACAAGGCCTCAGCCTTCATCACCCTCACTTAG
- the LOC136006277 gene encoding LOW QUALITY PROTEIN: relA-associated inhibitor-like (The sequence of the model RefSeq protein was modified relative to this genomic sequence to represent the inferred CDS: deleted 1 base in 1 codon) → MASERLQSAQDLLDLTFQSLAMQHMDLKQVELDTAVAKVDELSRQLESLWSDGPGPPPRDIPGRSRSPLARRSLETPEGAGDALGPPGSPRAPHFLPGEDRAPSPRPKLLAVPAGGRASSPRPPLRPYELLGMGGGPRPLAPPPYEMHGLYPSISGGAAAFRAQDDSALKRRPQKSWNESDLDLVYEKKPPSGGGFDRPSPSLGLMLSPWRESSLDGAGGGKDAAYGPHSSTLPRNFKLPPGERRGPEGPFRRGGAGSLPRAWPVSRIPVPPPAAPRPPRQKPLPLSMIFKLQNAFWEQGGGGPRALPLGPPPSAARAPQKQPQGPALPPGEAAAPSRPLPSEPALPEADPELDPEVSAPEPEALQRPLSPTRLQPVLPPEAQRDPEFRAVARSLAEMPRPLKRRGSMEQSPGPPPRARQYQELITRLLHRPPPAPGDPEPGPAPPAHGEGRQSPPAEPPPDSPAPAPELRSALRDPASPRKRPGARVRLNPLVLLLDAALTGELDVVQQAVAELNDPSQPNDEGITALHNAICGAHYGIVEFLIASGANVNSPDSHGWTPLHCAASCNDTSVCVALVRHGAAIFATTTSDGSLAVEKCDPYREGYSDCYNYLTEVEQGMGVLNSGVVYALWDYSAALGDELSFREGEPVTVLRRQRPGEVDWWWGSLYGHEGFVPRNYFGLFPRLRPQRRKL, encoded by the exons ATGGCGAGCGAGCGGCTGCAGAGCGCTCAGGACCTGCTGGACCTCACCTTCCAGT CGCTGGCCATGCAGCACATGGACCTGAAGCAGGTGGAGCTGGACACGGCCGTGGCCAAGGTGGATGAGCTGTCCCGGCAGCTCGAGTCCCTCTGGAGCGACGGGCCCGGGCCCCCCCCCAGG GACATTCCCGGCCGGAGCCGCTCCCCCCTGGCGCGCAGGAGCCTGGAGACCCCCGAGGGGGCGGGGGACGCGCtgggcccccccggctccccccgGGCCCCCCATTTCCTGCCGGGCGAGGATCGGGCCCCTTCCCCTAGGCCCAAGCTGCTGGCGGTGCCCGCGGGGGGCCGAGCCTCGTCCCCGCGCCCCCCCCTCCGCCCCTATGAGCtgctgggaatggggggggggccCCGACCCCTTGCACCGCCCCCCTATGAGATGCACGGGCTCTACCCATCCATCAGCGGG GGGGCCGCGGCCTTCCGGGCACAGG ATGACTCCGCGCTCAAGCGGCGCCCGCAGAAGAGCTGGAATGAGTCCGACCTGGACCTGGTCTATGAGAAGAAGCCCCCCAGCGGGGGGGGGTTTGACC GTCCCTCCCCATCACTGGGGCTGATGCTGTCACCATGGAGGGAGTCGAGCctggatggggctgggggtggcaAG GACGCCGCCTACGGCCCGCACAGCTCCACCCTGCCCCGCAACTTCAAGCTGCCCCcgggggagcggcggggccCGGAGGGGCCGTTCCGGCGCGGGGGGGCCGGGTCCCTGCCGCGGGCCTGGCCCGTGTCCCGCatcccggtgcccccccccgccgcgccgcgcccccCCCGCCAGAAGCCGCTGCCGCTCTCGATGATCTTCAAGCTCCAAAACGCgttctgggagcagggggggggCGGGCCCCGGGCGCTGCCCCTGGGACCCCCCCCCTCCGCGGCGAGGGCACCGCAGAAGCAGCCCCAGGGACCTGCGCTGCCCCCCGGGGAAG CCGCGGCCCCGTCCCGGCCGCTCCCGTCGGAGCCGGCTCTGCCGGAGGCGGACCCGGAGCTGGACCCGGAGGTGTCGGCGCCGGAGCCCGAGGCCCTGCAGCGGCCGCTGAGCCCGACGCGGCTGCAGCCGGTGCTGCCCCCGGAGGCGCAGCGGGACCCCGAGTTCCGCGCCGTGGCGCGCTCGCTCGCGGAGATGCCGCGGCCGCTGAAGCGCCGCGGGTCCATGGAGCAGAGCCCGGGGccgccgccccgcgcccgccAGTACCAGGAGCTCATCACGAGGCTCCTGCAccggcccccccccgcccctggAGACCCCGAGCCCGGACCCGCGCCCCCCGCGCACGGCGAAGGCCGCCAGAGCCCCCCCGCGGAGCCGCCCCCCGACagccccgcgcccgccccg gagctgCGCTCGGCGCTGCGGGACCCGGCCTCCCCCCGCAAGCGCCCCGGGGCGCGGGTGCGGCTGAACCCgctcgtgctgctgctggacGCGGCGCTCACCGGGGAGCTCGATGTGGTGCAGCAGGCGGTGGCCGAG CTGAACGACCCGAGCCAGCCCAACGACGAGGGCATCACGGCGCTGCACAACGCCATCTGCGGGGCCCACTACGGCATCGTCGAGTTCCTCATCGCCAGCGGAGCCAACGTCAACTCCCCCGACAGCCACGGCTG GACCCCCCTGCACTGCGCAGCCTCGTGCAATGACACCAGCGTCTGCGTGGCCCTGGTGCGCCATGGGGCCGCCATCTTCGCCACCACCACCAGCGACGGCAGCCTGGCCGTGGAGAAGTGCGACCCGTACCGGGAGGGCTACAGCGACTGCTACAACTACCTCACTG AGGTGGAGCAGGGCATGGGGGTGCTCAACAGCGGCGTGGTTTACGCGCTCTGGGATTACAGCGCGGCGCTCGGGGACGAGCTCTCCTTCCGGGAGGGGGAGCCGGTGACGGTGCTGCGGCGGCAGCGCCCCGGGGAGGTGGATTGGTGGTGGGGGTCCCTGTACGGGCACGAGGGCTTCGTGCCCCGCAACTACTTCGGG CTCTTCCCCAGGCTCCGCCCCCAGCGCCGGAAGCTCTGA
- the LOC136006274 gene encoding DNA excision repair protein ERCC-1-like, translating to MAAAEDAAAVRKEGPGEPPIPSVPPDPKEQEPEQDPDPGGAALGGGIPGAVPPPALSRPRSSSIMVSPRQRGNPVLRFIRNVPWEYGDVVADYVLGQSSCALFLSLRYHHLHPDYIHQRLRELGRGFVLRVLLLQVDVKDPQRALKDLAKICVLSDCTLLLAWSPEEAARYLETYKAFEQKPPDLLRERLDQGFLPRMSDCLTSIRAVNRTDALSLLSTFGSLAALVAATKEDLSLCPGVGPQKAKRLFDVLHEPFLQTPK from the exons ATGGCGGCGGCTGAGGACGCGGCCGCGGTGCGGAAGGAGGGTCCCGGCGAGCCCCCG ATCCCGTCGGTGCCACCGGATCCCAAGGAGCAGGAACCAGAGCAGGATCCGGACCCAGGGGGGgcagcactggggggggggatCCCTGGGGCcgtcccccccccagccctgtccCGGCCCCGGAGCAGCAGCATCATGGTCAGCCCGCGGCAG cGCGGGAACCCGGTGCTGCGCTTCATCCGGAACGTCCCATGGGAGTACGGGGACGTCGTCGCCGACTACGTCCTGGGACAGAGCTCCTGCGCCCTCTTCCTCAG CCTGCGCTACCACCACCTTCACCCCGACTACATCCATCAGCGCCTGCGGGAGCTGGGCCGGGGCTTTGTGCTgcgggtgctgctgctgcaggtggacGTG AAGGATCCCCAGCGAGCACTGAAGGACCTGGCCAAGATTTGTGTCCTGAGTGACTGCACCCTCCTGCTGGCCTGGAG CCCCGAGGAGGCCGCCCGGTACCTGGAGACCTACAAAGCCTTCGAGCAGAAGCCCCCGGATCTGCTGCGGGAGCGCCTGGACCAGGGCTTCCTGCCCAGG ATGAGCGACTGCTTGACCAGCATCAGGGCAGTGAACAGGACGGACGCCCTGAGCCTGCTCAGCACCTTTGGG TCACTCGCAGCCCTGGTGGCCGCCACCAAGGAGGATTTATCCCTTTGTCCTGGTGTGGGGCCCCAAAAG GCCAAGCGCCTCTTTGATGTCCTGCACGAACCCTTCCTGCAGACCCCCAAGTGA